From Litoribacterium kuwaitense, a single genomic window includes:
- a CDS encoding glycosyl hydrolase family 18 protein, with the protein MLFLLLTGGIFFVVIFPPASDEYIPYTSLAHPIVYEEELYSEEALWKEGELYIPLSFMKEVLQIPVIYDEPSEQVIFTTRSHVFKMPVSEAFYEQDLEKLILSVRRSFRNDMVYLAPNQWPPFLPYVFNTSEQKKAVHVYDNQAELTTAKVIVDDVDDRRLRERASLQEPYVKEVSQGEKVIVLQSEGDFTKVKAYTGEQGFIPSKALNTVETETLETSYEEVDRRPLPFDEPVNMTWEAVYSYNPDVSEISDMPGVQVVSPTWFALADNEGAISSKASAEYVAWAKERGYEVWALFSNDFDPDRTSSALATFERRQRMVDQVVSYVNEFQLDGINIDFENVYEEDGPFLTQFVRELTPALHKVDATVSLDMTFISSSQWSAFYERDDLSSIVDYMVVMAYDEHWGSSPKAGSVASLPWVESNLQRLLEVVPNDRLILGIPFYTRLWEEKTTEGENIEVSSSAYSMNGIDEWIAERNLTSTYDESTGQDYVEYETDGRRIKYGWRMLHQ; encoded by the coding sequence ATGCTCTTTCTACTATTAACTGGCGGCATTTTCTTTGTAGTTATATTTCCGCCTGCCTCTGATGAGTATATACCTTATACATCTTTAGCGCACCCAATCGTTTATGAGGAAGAACTCTATTCTGAAGAAGCGCTATGGAAAGAAGGCGAATTGTACATTCCCCTCTCCTTTATGAAAGAGGTATTACAAATTCCCGTTATTTATGACGAGCCAAGCGAACAGGTGATTTTTACGACTCGCTCTCACGTATTCAAAATGCCTGTTTCCGAAGCGTTTTATGAACAAGATCTTGAAAAATTGATACTGAGCGTGCGCCGGTCATTTCGAAATGATATGGTGTATCTCGCTCCTAATCAGTGGCCACCGTTTCTTCCTTATGTTTTTAATACATCGGAGCAAAAAAAAGCCGTTCATGTGTATGACAACCAAGCCGAATTAACAACGGCAAAAGTGATCGTAGACGATGTCGATGACCGCCGTTTAAGAGAGAGGGCGAGTCTTCAAGAGCCGTATGTCAAGGAAGTAAGCCAAGGAGAAAAGGTCATTGTTCTGCAATCTGAAGGAGACTTTACGAAAGTAAAGGCGTATACCGGCGAACAAGGCTTCATTCCGTCTAAAGCATTAAATACAGTCGAAACTGAGACGCTCGAAACATCATATGAAGAAGTGGATCGGCGTCCGCTCCCGTTTGATGAGCCGGTGAACATGACGTGGGAGGCTGTGTATTCATACAACCCTGATGTCTCGGAGATTTCTGACATGCCAGGCGTACAAGTCGTCTCCCCGACTTGGTTCGCGCTCGCTGACAATGAGGGCGCTATTTCATCTAAAGCGTCAGCAGAATATGTCGCTTGGGCAAAAGAGCGTGGATATGAGGTTTGGGCGTTATTTTCCAACGATTTTGACCCCGATAGAACGTCAAGCGCGTTAGCGACTTTTGAGAGACGCCAGCGCATGGTTGATCAAGTTGTATCATATGTCAACGAATTTCAGCTTGATGGCATTAATATAGACTTTGAAAACGTCTATGAAGAGGACGGCCCTTTTTTAACGCAGTTTGTCAGAGAATTGACGCCAGCGCTACATAAAGTAGATGCCACTGTGTCATTAGATATGACCTTTATTTCGAGCAGCCAATGGTCGGCGTTTTATGAGCGAGATGATTTGTCCAGTATCGTCGATTACATGGTCGTTATGGCTTATGATGAGCATTGGGGTTCATCGCCAAAAGCGGGCAGTGTCGCGAGCCTGCCGTGGGTTGAAAGCAACTTACAGCGTCTTCTCGAAGTCGTGCCAAACGATCGGTTAATATTAGGCATCCCATTTTATACGAGGCTTTGGGAAGAAAAAACAACGGAGGGAGAAAATATTGAAGTTTCCTCATCAGCTTATAGTATGAATGGGATTGATGAATGGATTGCAGAACGGAATTTGACGAGCACGTATGACGAAAGCACAGGTCAAGATTACGTCGAGTATGAGACTGACGGCAGACGTATAAAATATGGCTGGAGAATGCTTCATCAGTGA
- the plsY gene encoding glycerol-3-phosphate 1-O-acyltransferase PlsY: MWNVIYLLIAYVLGSIPSALIIGKWFKGIDVRQHGSGNLGATNAFRTLGVKAGSVVLVMDILKGTAGTALGMLAMGTTWHALIFGCAAVLGHVFPLFARFKGGKAVATSAGSILAYSPVLFLVLVISFLLVLYLFKYVSLASMIAGISGSIYSFWIGDWVLIAVTGSLTVFVIIRHWTNIKRIAQKTEPKIKWM, from the coding sequence ATGTGGAATGTCATCTATTTACTTATAGCATATGTACTCGGATCGATTCCTTCTGCACTCATTATTGGAAAATGGTTTAAAGGTATAGATGTAAGACAGCACGGAAGTGGGAATTTAGGCGCTACAAATGCTTTTAGAACATTAGGCGTCAAGGCGGGTAGCGTTGTTCTTGTCATGGATATTTTGAAAGGAACAGCGGGCACAGCACTTGGCATGCTAGCAATGGGAACGACATGGCATGCGCTGATCTTCGGTTGTGCTGCCGTGCTTGGTCACGTTTTTCCGTTATTCGCTCGCTTTAAAGGCGGGAAAGCGGTCGCCACTTCGGCAGGATCAATCCTTGCATACAGCCCGGTTTTGTTCCTCGTATTGGTCATCAGTTTCTTACTTGTGCTTTATTTGTTTAAGTACGTTTCGTTAGCGTCAATGATTGCGGGCATATCCGGTTCAATCTACTCGTTCTGGATCGGTGATTGGGTATTGATCGCTGTAACAGGCTCTTTAACTGTTTTTGTCATCATTCGACATTGGACGAACATTAAACGAATCGCCCAAAAAACAGAGCCAAAAATAAAATGGATGTAG
- the gltD gene encoding glutamate synthase small subunit, translating to MGKATGFLDYEREQAKERDPVARLDDWREYQLPFDEKSLQKQGARCMDCGTPFCHTGIEITDGPTGCPLYNLIPEWNDLVYRGRWKEALDRLLKTNNFPEFTGRVCPAPCEGSCTVAISDPAVAIKSIERTIIDKGFSEGWITPTPPARRTGKRVAVIGSGPAGLAAADQLNKAGHHVTVYEKSDRIGGLLMYGIPNMKLDKSVVFRRVQLLEAEGVSFVPNTEIGVDMSMEQLKKDNDAIILAIGALKQRDIELEGRESAGIELAMDYLTQNTKSLLDSDQADGRFISAAGKDVIVIGGGDTGADCVATALRQKSHSVVQFGKYPQLPAKRSDDNPWPEQPQVYTLDYAYEEAKALFGRDPREYAIKTTRFEKDEHGQVKALHTVQTKKELGDDGRVQMVDIPGSERVCPAQLVLVAIGFEGPEETLLQKTNLQRGARNTVKAAYGKYMTSEEGVFAAGDVRRGQSLIVWAIHEGREAARECDRYLMGSTVLP from the coding sequence TTGGGGAAAGCAACCGGATTTTTAGACTACGAGCGTGAACAGGCGAAAGAACGCGATCCAGTAGCCCGTTTAGACGACTGGAGGGAGTACCAGCTCCCTTTTGACGAAAAATCGTTGCAAAAGCAAGGTGCCCGTTGCATGGATTGCGGCACGCCGTTTTGTCACACTGGCATTGAAATAACTGATGGACCAACTGGATGTCCTTTATATAATTTAATCCCGGAGTGGAATGACCTTGTTTACCGTGGACGATGGAAAGAAGCGCTTGATCGTCTCTTGAAAACAAATAATTTCCCGGAATTTACAGGTCGTGTCTGTCCCGCTCCATGTGAAGGCTCTTGTACTGTAGCGATCTCAGATCCTGCTGTTGCCATTAAGTCGATTGAACGCACGATTATTGATAAAGGATTTTCTGAAGGGTGGATCACCCCGACACCGCCAGCACGACGAACTGGGAAGCGCGTCGCAGTCATCGGATCTGGACCAGCTGGTTTAGCGGCCGCCGATCAGCTCAATAAAGCTGGTCATCATGTAACGGTATATGAAAAGTCGGATCGTATAGGCGGCTTACTTATGTATGGGATTCCAAATATGAAACTTGATAAAAGTGTTGTTTTCCGTCGGGTGCAGCTGCTAGAAGCCGAAGGAGTATCGTTTGTACCAAATACAGAAATCGGTGTAGACATGTCTATGGAACAGTTAAAGAAAGACAATGATGCAATCATTTTAGCCATTGGCGCGTTAAAGCAGCGTGATATTGAACTGGAAGGTCGTGAAAGTGCTGGTATCGAGTTAGCCATGGATTATTTAACACAAAATACAAAAAGTCTGCTCGATTCGGACCAGGCGGATGGTCGATTTATTTCAGCTGCTGGGAAAGATGTGATCGTGATCGGCGGAGGGGACACGGGTGCAGACTGTGTCGCCACCGCGCTTCGGCAAAAAAGCCATTCCGTTGTGCAATTTGGCAAATATCCACAGCTTCCAGCTAAGCGAAGTGACGATAACCCATGGCCAGAGCAACCACAAGTGTATACACTAGACTATGCTTACGAAGAAGCGAAGGCGTTATTTGGACGTGATCCAAGAGAGTATGCAATTAAGACAACTCGTTTTGAAAAGGATGAACACGGCCAAGTGAAAGCTTTGCATACGGTGCAGACAAAAAAAGAGCTTGGCGACGACGGTCGTGTGCAAATGGTGGATATCCCTGGAAGCGAACGCGTGTGTCCAGCTCAGCTTGTCCTAGTTGCCATTGGTTTTGAAGGGCCAGAGGAAACGTTGCTCCAAAAAACAAATCTTCAAAGAGGGGCAAGAAATACTGTCAAGGCAGCGTATGGAAAATATATGACGAGTGAGGAAGGCGTCTTTGCCGCTGGAGACGTTCGCCGTGGGCAAAGCTTGATCGTTTGGGCGATTCATGAAGGGCGTGAAGCCGCTCGTGAGTGTGATCGGTATTTGATGGGCAGTACGGTTCTTCCTTAA
- a CDS encoding YwaF family protein, with translation MNYFSPKAVPFETLGMAHLFAWLFMLLVLFLILYMYKCLPHVLWHSRWIWVIILIVVDASLYVWYLASGVWNTATTLPFNLCSLMLYFTIWMLIRPSPKLSGIVFLLTIAGALQAMLTPELFYGYPHYRFFQFFIAHAVMICGQMHLFFSGFIRFHRFTFVYAWLFLNGLAGLAWFINEATGGNYFFVHRKPDNASLLDLLGPYPWYLLSLEIVALIILAIIQCVFVYLQKFFKCGH, from the coding sequence ATGAATTACTTCTCTCCTAAAGCTGTTCCTTTTGAAACTTTAGGAATGGCCCATTTGTTTGCATGGCTCTTTATGCTGCTCGTCCTTTTTTTAATACTTTATATGTATAAATGCCTTCCGCACGTACTATGGCACTCAAGATGGATTTGGGTGATCATTTTAATCGTCGTCGACGCTTCGCTTTACGTCTGGTATTTGGCATCCGGCGTTTGGAATACCGCCACAACGCTTCCTTTTAACCTTTGCAGCTTGATGCTTTACTTCACGATATGGATGCTCATTCGCCCATCGCCAAAGCTAAGCGGTATTGTGTTTTTACTTACAATCGCAGGTGCATTACAAGCCATGCTCACACCTGAATTGTTTTACGGGTATCCTCATTACCGCTTCTTTCAGTTCTTTATCGCTCACGCGGTGATGATTTGCGGACAAATGCATTTGTTTTTCAGTGGCTTTATCCGGTTTCACCGGTTCACTTTTGTCTATGCCTGGTTGTTTTTAAATGGTTTGGCCGGACTTGCATGGTTTATCAATGAAGCGACTGGAGGCAATTACTTTTTTGTTCATCGCAAACCCGATAATGCGTCACTTCTTGATCTGTTAGGACCATACCCGTGGTACTTATTATCTTTAGAAATCGTCGCACTGATCATCCTAGCGATCATTCAATGTGTTTTTGTTTATTTGCAAAAATTCTTTAAGTGCGGTCATTGA
- a CDS encoding HesB/YadR/YfhF family protein, with translation MDIFVSKTALEWFKEEFGNDQPVRFFVRYGGCSSIQSGYSLGIEITEPYEPVALKKTDGFTFFVEKMDEWYFDSRDLKVDFDPAIEEITFDYPAEKSMDK, from the coding sequence ATGGATATTTTCGTTTCAAAAACAGCGCTCGAGTGGTTTAAAGAAGAATTTGGGAATGATCAACCCGTTCGATTTTTTGTTCGCTATGGTGGTTGTAGCTCTATTCAATCCGGCTACTCACTTGGTATTGAAATTACGGAACCCTATGAACCTGTTGCGCTTAAAAAAACGGATGGCTTTACTTTTTTTGTTGAAAAAATGGACGAATGGTATTTCGACAGCAGAGATTTAAAGGTTGACTTTGATCCAGCCATTGAGGAGATTACTTTTGACTACCCAGCAGAAAAAAGTATGGACAAATAA
- a CDS encoding metallophosphoesterase family protein translates to MRIAFIGDLHYPVVEENEATVKEARDAFYAEFLHRFFATEADYYISLGDLTNYGEESEVREVYELITRHNKNFIHVFGNHDLYDIPRQALLDQSKMNQNYSIETEEAYLVFLETARDHDYENYGGFLHDEQLQWLEAEIERSGEKTMMIFAHHPVYDTTARSQRKYLSIDPELNVQDILNKKQGTGIYINGHNHVDSIVYSGQWTYIQAGAVLDDQSIRILEIDNDRICLQAKELNDSQLKQLAEIVGQHISHFNLFPEGRGTTLNREAVIQTTAVKRL, encoded by the coding sequence ATGCGCATTGCATTTATTGGAGACCTGCATTATCCTGTCGTAGAAGAAAACGAGGCGACGGTTAAAGAGGCAAGAGATGCTTTTTACGCTGAATTTCTTCATCGCTTTTTTGCAACTGAAGCCGATTATTACATCTCTTTAGGAGACTTAACGAATTACGGCGAGGAAAGCGAAGTGAGGGAGGTTTACGAATTAATCACGCGCCATAACAAAAATTTCATTCACGTGTTTGGGAACCATGATTTGTATGACATCCCTCGCCAAGCATTGCTCGATCAGTCCAAAATGAATCAAAACTACTCCATAGAGACGGAGGAAGCCTACCTCGTTTTTTTAGAAACTGCTCGTGATCACGACTACGAAAATTACGGTGGCTTCTTGCATGACGAGCAGCTTCAATGGCTGGAAGCAGAGATCGAGCGTTCTGGTGAAAAAACGATGATGATTTTCGCACACCATCCTGTATATGATACGACCGCGCGCTCACAAAGAAAGTATTTATCTATTGATCCAGAATTAAACGTACAAGACATTTTAAACAAAAAACAAGGCACTGGCATTTACATCAACGGCCACAATCACGTAGATTCTATTGTTTACAGTGGGCAGTGGACGTATATCCAAGCTGGTGCAGTCCTTGATGATCAGAGTATTCGCATTTTGGAAATTGACAACGATCGTATTTGTCTTCAAGCGAAGGAGCTTAACGATTCGCAATTGAAGCAGCTCGCAGAGATCGTCGGTCAGCATATTTCTCATTTTAATTTATTCCCTGAAGGTCGTGGAACGACGTTAAATCGTGAAGCTGTCATTCAAACGACTGCGGTTAAACGTCTCTAA
- a CDS encoding acyl-CoA thioesterase codes for MITTTEVKVRYGETDQMGVVYHANYVVYLELGRTDFINNLGFEYHDMESEGYVSPVLSIQLNYKKALTYGETASIATWLEAYDGLRTTYGYRISNAKDETCAEGHSVHLCVKKDSFRPVPLRKAFPEWDQAYKNVLKEI; via the coding sequence ATGATTACTACGACAGAAGTTAAAGTACGATACGGGGAAACAGATCAAATGGGGGTCGTCTACCATGCCAACTACGTCGTTTATTTGGAACTTGGACGAACGGATTTTATCAACAACCTTGGCTTTGAGTACCATGATATGGAATCTGAAGGGTATGTCTCGCCAGTTTTGTCAATTCAGCTGAATTATAAGAAGGCACTGACATATGGAGAAACAGCTTCGATAGCAACATGGTTAGAAGCGTATGATGGTTTGCGTACGACTTATGGTTATCGAATCTCCAACGCAAAAGACGAGACTTGTGCGGAAGGGCATTCGGTTCATTTATGCGTCAAAAAAGATAGCTTTCGGCCTGTGCCGTTAAGAAAGGCATTCCCTGAATGGGATCAAGCCTATAAAAACGTATTAAAGGAGATATAA
- a CDS encoding AAA family ATPase, with product MTRTEMAQRAAQVNQYKERFRSATNASDKADILLELSTLIESIGHYPHLQDALFQQTLQFDAHHHAAVLWKENQQLRSLRAELASIQWPVIRQTDHPSTKRRKIIEAGDIAAALQEQVQNTVLYIQEGSKKAVIDSFLSLLEQIQDIAKAYAEHYSRNIEGKTAIFDILHLIEEIQKETERIETFLPEHKDPDPLEQMIGLQDMKTRMQELEGYIYFQFERKRQGFPAQDAPPLDLILTGNPGTGKTTLARIVAERYYEAGLLETSEVTEVHRGHLVGAYVGQSEEKTMQAIRKAQGGVLFIDEAYSLKRDGQSENDYGQAVIDTLVSAMTSDEFKGTFVVMLAGYPAEMRRFLWANPGLLSRFPTSNHFHVDDYTIEELLQIGEHMALQEGFVLDSGAMIELEHQIVNAQVDEAFGNARTVKQIIEDAVFKKGARTRANVTDVFDVICLEDQEMVSTNEASSSSALSELEQLIGLHEVKSELSAIQKLAHIQHLRKKRGLQVPPMQFHTVFTGPPGTGKTTVARLYARMLKETGMLKRGHLVTASRADLVAPYVGQTADRTRKKVREALGGVLFIDEAYALMNNSTGDYGKEAVDTLVEEMTRHNENLVIIMAGYSSEMNLLLHSNPGLSGRFKKHLHFPLYSSVELFAIFKHLANQAGYRIEEVGEARWLELFPDQSVKDNARWVENILTEAFIIQADRLASVDRADQWSDLDLMTLLKADVKAAIEKQLQEGKHE from the coding sequence ATGACGCGAACAGAAATGGCACAACGTGCAGCGCAAGTCAATCAATACAAAGAGAGATTTCGTTCAGCAACAAATGCTTCAGACAAAGCAGATATTTTGCTGGAACTATCTACTTTGATCGAATCGATCGGCCATTATCCGCATTTACAGGACGCGCTTTTTCAGCAAACTTTACAATTTGATGCACATCATCATGCAGCTGTATTATGGAAGGAAAATCAGCAGCTGAGAAGCTTACGAGCCGAGTTAGCCTCCATTCAATGGCCTGTGATTCGACAGACTGATCATCCGTCTACAAAGAGAAGAAAGATTATTGAGGCAGGCGACATTGCTGCGGCATTACAAGAGCAGGTGCAAAACACCGTTTTATATATTCAAGAAGGATCTAAAAAAGCGGTCATTGATTCTTTTTTGTCACTGCTAGAGCAAATTCAGGACATCGCTAAGGCATATGCGGAACATTATTCACGCAATATTGAGGGAAAGACCGCGATTTTCGACATTCTTCATTTGATCGAAGAGATTCAAAAAGAAACGGAGCGAATTGAAACGTTTCTACCTGAGCATAAAGACCCTGATCCACTGGAACAGATGATCGGATTGCAAGACATGAAAACACGAATGCAGGAGCTTGAAGGTTACATTTATTTTCAATTCGAACGGAAAAGGCAAGGGTTTCCGGCACAAGACGCACCACCTCTTGATTTAATCCTGACAGGAAATCCTGGTACGGGAAAAACGACCTTAGCGCGGATTGTAGCCGAAAGATATTATGAGGCAGGTCTGCTTGAAACAAGTGAAGTGACTGAGGTCCATCGAGGTCATTTAGTCGGCGCGTATGTCGGACAATCCGAAGAAAAAACGATGCAGGCGATTCGCAAAGCGCAAGGTGGCGTTTTATTTATAGATGAAGCATACAGTTTAAAGCGTGACGGTCAATCAGAAAATGACTATGGTCAAGCTGTTATTGACACACTCGTTTCGGCGATGACGAGTGATGAGTTTAAAGGAACGTTTGTCGTCATGTTGGCAGGCTATCCAGCAGAAATGCGCCGATTTTTATGGGCGAATCCAGGCTTGTTAAGCCGTTTTCCAACGAGCAATCATTTCCATGTTGATGATTATACAATTGAAGAGCTGCTGCAGATCGGCGAGCATATGGCTTTGCAGGAGGGTTTTGTCCTTGATTCAGGTGCAATGATCGAGCTTGAGCATCAGATTGTAAATGCGCAGGTCGATGAAGCTTTCGGTAATGCGCGGACGGTGAAGCAGATCATTGAAGATGCGGTATTTAAAAAAGGCGCTCGTACACGTGCAAATGTTACCGACGTATTTGACGTCATTTGTCTAGAAGACCAAGAAATGGTAAGTACGAACGAAGCTTCGTCGTCCAGTGCCCTTAGTGAACTCGAGCAGTTGATCGGGTTACATGAGGTGAAAAGTGAACTGTCTGCTATTCAAAAGCTTGCCCACATCCAGCACCTTCGGAAAAAAAGAGGGCTTCAAGTACCACCGATGCAGTTTCATACTGTCTTCACAGGACCACCAGGGACGGGAAAAACAACTGTCGCTCGTTTGTATGCACGAATGCTTAAGGAAACGGGGATGCTCAAGCGAGGTCATTTAGTGACAGCTTCTCGTGCTGATCTTGTCGCACCATATGTTGGACAAACCGCTGATCGTACGCGAAAAAAAGTGCGCGAAGCTTTAGGCGGGGTATTATTTATCGATGAAGCTTACGCTTTGATGAATAACAGCACCGGTGATTATGGCAAAGAGGCGGTTGATACACTCGTTGAGGAGATGACGCGCCATAATGAAAATCTCGTGATCATTATGGCGGGCTATTCGTCAGAAATGAATCTTCTCCTACATTCGAATCCAGGGCTTTCAGGACGCTTTAAAAAACATTTGCATTTTCCATTGTATTCATCTGTAGAGTTATTTGCGATATTTAAACATTTAGCCAATCAAGCGGGTTACCGAATTGAAGAAGTAGGCGAGGCACGATGGCTCGAGCTTTTTCCTGATCAGTCTGTGAAGGATAATGCAAGGTGGGTTGAGAATATATTAACTGAAGCGTTCATTATACAGGCCGATCGTCTAGCATCCGTAGACAGAGCTGATCAGTGGTCGGATTTGGATTTAATGACGCTACTGAAGGCAGATGTCAAAGCAGCCATCGAAAAACAATTGCAGGAAGGGAAGCACGAATGA
- a CDS encoding small acid-soluble spore protein Tlp yields MHKHQKPNPDNRADNVDKLQEIAANTSENIRETEERIMRSDHQGEQQNLKKKNEHRKESLEAVRNEIHDEVNHQQSQQ; encoded by the coding sequence ATGCATAAACATCAAAAGCCGAACCCGGACAATCGCGCAGACAACGTTGATAAGCTGCAAGAAATAGCGGCAAATACGTCAGAAAACATTCGTGAGACTGAAGAACGGATTATGCGTTCAGATCATCAAGGAGAACAGCAAAACCTTAAGAAAAAGAACGAACATCGAAAAGAGAGCCTCGAAGCCGTTCGAAATGAGATTCACGATGAAGTGAATCACCAGCAGTCGCAACAATAA
- a CDS encoding acid-soluble spore protein N, producing the protein MSNPKKHPEAFQPSHIGTQPRKAGGNKGKQMQDQSGQHAQVIQTKGE; encoded by the coding sequence ATGAGCAATCCAAAAAAACATCCAGAAGCCTTTCAGCCATCTCACATTGGCACGCAGCCGCGAAAAGCCGGCGGCAATAAAGGGAAGCAAATGCAAGACCAATCTGGTCAGCATGCACAAGTGATTCAGACAAAAGGAGAGTAG
- a CDS encoding FbpB family small basic protein: protein MRKRKQSLTDLITENRESLLKDRSALERIENKIDQKHSSRVRTS from the coding sequence ATGAGAAAAAGAAAGCAATCATTAACAGATTTAATTACAGAAAATCGTGAAAGCTTATTAAAGGATCGGTCAGCCTTAGAAAGAATTGAGAATAAAATTGACCAAAAGCACTCTAGTCGGGTGCGAACATCTTAA